One stretch of Oncorhynchus clarkii lewisi isolate Uvic-CL-2024 chromosome 1, UVic_Ocla_1.0, whole genome shotgun sequence DNA includes these proteins:
- the LOC139409778 gene encoding A-type potassium channel modulatory protein KCNIP2-like produces the protein MKTKNREQSLSDSRELDGSYDQLTGNTPTIKSKKTIKQRFLKLLPCCTPSVAASVSQCNVEDDFELSTVCHRPEGLDKLQEQTKFNKKELQVLYRGFKNECPSGVVNEESFKTIYSTFFPQGDSGAYAHFLFEAFDTNKNGSVSFEDFVFGLSIILRGTINDRLNWAFNLYDLNKDGCITKEEMMDIMKSIYDMMGKYTYPCMQDEAPREHVESFFQKMDRNNDGVVTIDEFIESCQKDENIMQSMQLFDNVI, from the exons GTAACACTCCCACCATCAAAAGTAAAAAGACTATAAAGCAGAGATTCCTCAAGCTGCTGCCCTGCTGCACGCCTTCTGTTGCCGCCTCAGTCAGTCAATGCAA CGTAGAGGATGACTTTGAGTTGTCCACTGTGTGCCATCGACCAGAGGGGCTGGACAAACTACAGGAGCAGACCAAGTTCAACAAGAAGGAACTACAAGTTCTCTACAGGGGCTTCAAGAAC GAGTGTCCGAGTGGAGTGGTGAATGAGGAGTCCTTTAAAACCATCTACTCCACATTCTTCCCCCAGGGAG ATTCGGGTGCGTATGCACATTTCTTGTTTGAGGCCTTTGACACTAACAAGAATGGATCGGTTAGTTTCGAG GACTTTGTGTTTGGTCTGTCTATCATTCTGAGAGGAACGATAAACGACCGGCTAAACTGGGCCTTCAACCTGTACGACCTGAACAAAGACGGCTGCATCACCAAAGAG gAGATGATGGATATAATGAAGTCTATCTATGATATGATGGGGAAGTACACATACCCCTGTATGCAGGACGAGGCACCCAGGGAACACGTGGAGAGCTTTTTCCAG AAAATGGATCGTAATAATGATGGTGTGGTCACTATTGATGAGTTCATCGAGTCATGCCAAaag gatGAGAACATCATGCAGTCCATGCAGCTGTTCGACAACGTCATCTAG